Genomic segment of Thunnus thynnus chromosome 21, fThuThy2.1, whole genome shotgun sequence:
TGAGTCCAAACATCTTATCATAGTGTGGTGTTCCCTTCTTCTTGTCATTTTTGACATCCTCCTCTGGATCACTGGGGTGGATGTTCCATAATAACACCCGGAATCTGTCTCTTGTCATGACAGTGGCTGGAAACAGCACAGACAAGATGTGGTTGTGTTTCCAGTAGTCTTGGAGACTTGGCAGCGACACCAACCCTATGTATATGAGGAGACTAAGGAATTTTGTAGAGTTCCTCAACTTCAACGTCAACCCATTTGTACTTCTGGCccatttccttgttttttgcTGCATACTTATTGGTGTTTTTGCAGAATGTCCTCATTGTATCCGTGGACAAATACAACTGGAAAAGGTCCATTGGTGAGTTTGCTGAATGTGGTTCACCTGGGCTCCTGGTGTTCTGAGGGGCATGAACCTACTGGTTTGTGGGGCAGTATCaagaatgttttctgttttccagGGCTCAGAGCTGTGGTGTGGTCGCCGGGCTCATGGAGATCTTGACCTGGTTTGATTCCCCCTCCCATGCCCCCtctttgtgcttgttgttggggttgTTCCAGGCTGCTCATCATCACTgtgcatgtacacaaacacacgtacatatgtaaacatatacacatataaaaaGAGAGTTTATAAAGTTTACACAAAGAgaaataagcaaaacaaaagcaatacaTTTTCACTAGAAGTTTGTCTCACCTCTCATTGTCAATAACAAAGACGGGTCGTCAATTTCATCATCGCCAACATCACCCTCCGATTCAGACAATGAATTGCAAATAGCATCTTCTTCTTGAAATAAAAAGTTGATGGCTTGGTTTAGTGTTTGCTTCATTTTTCCCCCACAAAAACTCTTCCAAAAACTAACTCAATATATCCtcatgtctctgtttctctccatgTCTCTTTCTGCATGTGCTTTGCTCAGTTGACCCCCAGGGTCAGCagattctgacattttttctgtttcatcatatgacaaaaaacaatgaagatataaaataaatgcaacGTCTGCCCCATCCCATCTTGCATTTACGCACGTGTCAATATGATTTTTATATCAAATTTATATCACCCTATTTCAGTTTTTACTCAGTCTATcaacattaaacaaaaacaagcatggAGTTTCAAGCCGGCACTTTCGACAGAAGTTGACGACAATGCTCAATGTgacttcatttttaaacagaagtGCCTCTTTGAACCACTCACTTTATATATTGATTAACCCCCCCttaaagttaatttaatttatatttaggtatttattttgcttttgttaaaTATGCTGCTTGTAATTGTTGTTAAGTGTGATTAACAATGATTGCTGTGACCTCCTGAAACAGACACATGATTTTATCACACCGGCGTGATCAGCGACTCTTAAACAGGGTTagattgaaaagaaaaacagccacCACTCTGTATGCTGTTTGAAAGGAATGACCCCGATAATCAAAACTGAGTTTGAAATTTGTGTCTATCACCTTATTGTTAATGAGGTTGAAGACTCTGAGTTTAGTCTGCCCTCTTGTGGATAATTATTGGAccaaatattttaatgaatgGGAAAAATCATGAACTCAAATTTCATAATCTTCTATCAAGTTAAGCTGAAAATAACATGATGATGAAGCTGACCTAGTACTTGTACTTGTTCCTACTTTTATCAAATATCTATTTGTCTGGGCTGTTGGACTGTAAATAGGACATGTCTAAAGATTAAACCACAATCTTTTTGCTTATCAAAAGATTCCCATGTTCAAGGAATAAAATGCTGAAACTCTGAAAGACTAATGTcatctttttcttgttcctacagtccAGTGGTCCTCTCCCATCTGATAATTGGCCACACTTGCCTTCAACTACTTATACCAAAGAATGGATGACTTATACAGAGGATCAGAGCTATTATATCCACAGAGATATTACACTGACTTATTGTTTTGATGAGGTTGGATGATCTGAGTTTACTCTGCCCTCATCTGCATATTTACTGAcccaaatattttaattaaggGAAAATGATGGACTCAAAATCCATCATGTTCTGTCAAGTAGCTGATATAAAACAATGATGAAGCCTTTTGCTCGTCAAAAGATTCCCATGTTCAAGGAATAAAATGCTGAAAGTCTTTTCCTCGTTCCTATAATCCAGTGGACCTCTGCTGACAGATAATCATCCACACCTGCCTTCAACCACTCACACCTGTGTCCCGTTAACCAACAAGCAGAGTGAGTGTGGAGGACTTATAAAGGGGTTCAGAGTTACCTCAGTGACttattgttttcagtttggttcagttgTGTGGTTTGGTAGGAGCTGACAGAAGTGTCAGAGTTTGCAGCTTCACTGGCCTACTATTGTTGGCTTCAGCCATGGGGTTTTTCATAAGGTAGAAGAAAGATCTTCAGCtttaaattagttttaattattaaattcatGATTAAATCATAACTTGTCTTTGTGGATGTCTTATCTAGATGGTTGCTGGTGTCCCTGCTAGTTGTAGGAGGGCATCAAGCTAATGGTAAGTTTATTCCATTTGTGAAAATATCTACTTAATTTGCTGTTTCATGGACCAAAATATCTGCTCAATAGCTTACAGAACTGGATCAGCAGCCTACTCTGGGAAGTATGGTGACAAGGAAGTGCCAGTTCCAGGCTATCAACCATCAAGTAGCTTTGGCTCTAGAGGGGAACAACAGCAACAGGTGGCTGAGTCTGGTTACCTGCCCAGGCAACCTAGGTACCTGCCACAACAGCCACAGGTGCTACGCCATCTACCACAGCAACCCAGCTACCCACTCCAACAACCCCAGCAGCCACAGGTGCCTCAGCAACCTAGGTACCCTTCCCAGCTGCTAAGCCAACTACCTCAGCAGCCTAGCTACCCACCCCAGCAGCCGCAGGTGCCCCAGCAGCCTAGTTACCAGCCCCAGCAGCCGCAGGTGCCCCAGCAGCCTAGTTACCAGCCCCAGCAGCCGCAGGTGCCCCAGCAGCCTAGTTACCAGCCCCAGGTGCCGCAGGTGCCCCAGCAGCCTAGTTACCAGCCCCAGGTGCCGCAGGTGCCCCAGCAGCCAAGTTACCAGCCCCAGGTGCCGCAGGTGCCCCAGCAGCCAAGTTACCAGCCCCAGGTGCCGCAGGTGCCCCAGCAGCCAAGTTACCAGCCCCAGGTGCCGCAGGTGCCCCAGCAGCCAAGTTACCAGCCCCAGGTGCCGCAGGTGCCCCAGCGGCCACAGGTGCCCCAGCAGCCAAGCAAACTGCCCCAGCAGCCTAGGTACCAGCCACAGCAACCCCAGCGGCCGCAACTGCCCCAGCAGCCAAGCAAACTGCCCCAGCAGCCAAGGTACCAGCCACAGCAACCCCAGCGGCCGCAGGTGCCCCAGCAGCCAAGCAAACTGCCCCAGCAGCCAAGGTACCAGCCACAGCAACCCCAGCGGCCGCAGGTGCCCCAGCAGCCAAGCAAACTGCCCCAGCAGCCTAGGTACCAGCCACAGCAACCCCAGCGGCCGCAGGTGCCCCAGCAGCCAAGCAAACTGCCCCAGCAGCCTAGGTACCAGCCACAGCAACCCCAGCGGCCGCAGGTGCCCCAGCAGCCTAGGTACCGGCCGCAGGTGCCCCAGCAGCCTAGGTACCAGCCACAGCAACCCCAGCGGCCGCAGGTGCCCCAGCAGCCTAGGTACCAGCCACAGCAACCCCAGCGGCCGCAGGTGCCCCAGCAGCCAAGCAAACTGCCCCAGCAGCCTAGGTACCCGCTCCAAAAACCCCAGCGGCCGCAGGTGCCCCAGCAGCCTAGGTACCCGCTCCAAAAACCCCAGCGGCCGCAGGTGCCCCAGCAGCCTAGGTACCCTTCCCAGCAGCGTA
This window contains:
- the LOC137173047 gene encoding uncharacterized protein isoform X2, with the translated sequence MGFFIRWLLVSLLVVGGHQANAYRTGSAAYSGKYGDKEVPVPGYQPSSSFGSRGEQQQQVAESGYLPRQPRYLPQQPQVLRHLPQQPSYPLQQPQQPQVPQQPRYPSQLLSQLPQQPSYPPQQPQQPQVPQQPSYQPQQPQVPQQPSYQPQVPQVPQQPSYQPQVPQVPQQPSYQPQVPQVPQQPSYQPQVPQVPQQPSYQPQVPQVPQQPSKLPQQPRYQPQQPQRPQLPQQPSKLPQQPRYQPQQPQRPQVPQQPSKLPQQPRYQPQQPQRPQVPQQPSKLPQQPRYQPQQPQRPQVPQQPSKLPQQPRYQPQQPQRPQVPQQPRYRPQVPQQPRYQPQQPQRPQVPQQPRYQPQQPQRPQVPQQPSKLPQQPRYPLQKPQRPQVPQQPRYPLQKPQRPQVPQQPRYPSQQRRYPSQKPQRPQVPQQPRH
- the LOC137173047 gene encoding uncharacterized protein isoform X1, yielding MGFFIRWLLVSLLVVGGHQANAYRTGSAAYSGKYGDKEVPVPGYQPSSSFGSRGEQQQQVAESGYLPRQPRYLPQQPQVLRHLPQQPSYPLQQPQQPQVPQQPRYPSQLLSQLPQQPSYPPQQPQVPQQPSYQPQQPQVPQQPSYQPQQPQVPQQPSYQPQVPQVPQQPSYQPQVPQVPQQPSYQPQVPQVPQQPSYQPQVPQVPQQPSYQPQVPQVPQQPSKLPQQPRYQPQQPQRPQLPQQPSKLPQQPRYQPQQPQRPQVPQQPSKLPQQPRYQPQQPQRPQVPQQPSKLPQQPRYQPQQPQRPQVPQQPSKLPQQPRYQPQQPQRPQVPQQPRYRPQVPQQPRYQPQQPQRPQVPQQPRYQPQQPQRPQVPQQPSKLPQQPRYPLQKPQRPQVPQQPRYPLQKPQRPQVPQQPRYPSQQRRYPSQKPQRPQVPQQPRH
- the LOC137173047 gene encoding uncharacterized protein isoform X4 — translated: MGFFIRWLLVSLLVVGGHQANAYSGKHGDKEVPVLGYKPISSSFDTRGESSWSTGPLDSRDSNSNANQQQMAQSGYQPQQPQVPQQLSNPPKVPQQQQVQQQPSYVPQQPRYPSQLLSQLPQQPSYPPQQPQVPQQPSYQPQQPQVPQQPSYQPQQPQVPQQPSYQPQVPQVPQQPSYQPQVPQVPQQPSKLPQQPRYQPQRPQVPQQPSKLPQQPRYQPQQPQRPQVPQQPSKLPQQPRYQPQQPQRPQVPQQPSKLPQQPRYQPQQPQRPQVPQQPRYRPQVPQQPRYQPQQPQRPQVPQQPRYQPQQPQRPQVPQQPSKLPQQPRYPLQKPQRPQVPQQPRYPLQKPQRPQVPQQPRYPSQQRRYPSQKPQRPQVPQQPRH
- the LOC137173047 gene encoding uncharacterized protein isoform X5, with product MGFFIRWLLVSLLVVGGHQANAYSGKHGDKEVPVLGYKPISSSFDTRGESSWSTGPLDSRDSNSNANQQQMAQSGYQPQQPQVPQQLSNPPKVPQQQQVQQQPSYVPQQPRYPSQLLSQLPQQPSYPPQQPQVPQQPSYQPQQPQVPQQPSYQPQQPQVPQQPSYQPQVPQVPQQPSYQPQVPQQPSKLPQQPRYQPQRPQVPQQPSKLPQQPRYQPQQPQRPQVPQQPSKLPQQPRYQPQQPQRPQVPQQPSKLPQQPRYQPQQPQRPQVPQQPRYRPQVPQQPRYQPQQPQRPQVPQQPRYQPQQPQRPQVPQQPSKLPQQPRYPLQKPQRPQVPQQPRYPLQKPQRPQVPQQPRYPSQQRRYPSQKPQRPQVPQQPRH
- the LOC137173047 gene encoding uncharacterized protein isoform X3, translated to MGFFIRWLLVSLLVVGGHQANAYSGKHGDKEVPVLGYKPISSSFDTRGESSWSTGPLDSRDSNSNANQQQMAQSGYQPQQPQVPQQLSNPPKVPQQQQVQQQPSYVPQQPRYPSQLLSQLPQQPSYPPQQPQVPQQPSYQPQQPQVPQQPSYQPQQPQVPQQPSYQPQVPQVPQQPSYQPQVPQQPSKLPQQPRYQPQQPQRPQVPQQPSKLPQQPRYQPQQPQRPQVPQQPSKLPQQPRYQPQQPQRPQVPQQPSKLPQQPRYQPQQPQRPQVPQQPRYRPQVPQQPRYQPQQPQRPQVPQQPRYQPQQPQRPQVPQQPSKLPQQPRYPLQKPQRPQVPQQPRYPLQKPQRPQVPQQPRYPSQQRRYPSQKPQRPQVPQQPRH